The following are from one region of the Leptospirales bacterium genome:
- a CDS encoding STAS domain-containing protein, whose product MEVRQHNEGQTTFFEIVGAMDLYTMPELKRLFKESVEAGARKVVIHMERVETLSSSGIGALIAFQQELKRVEGQLALAALSEPSRYVLQLTKLTPLFRIFDTIEEARSSF is encoded by the coding sequence ATGGAGGTCAGACAACACAACGAGGGTCAGACTACCTTTTTTGAGATCGTAGGCGCTATGGATCTGTATACCATGCCGGAGCTGAAACGTCTGTTCAAGGAGAGCGTGGAAGCGGGCGCTCGAAAGGTCGTAATTCACATGGAACGCGTCGAGACGCTCAGCTCTTCCGGTATCGGCGCCTTGATTGCGTTTCAGCAGGAACTCAAACGAGTCGAGGGTCAACTGGCGCTGGCCGCCCTGTCCGAACCAAGTCGCTATGTCCTTCAATTGACCAAGCTGACTCCGCTCTTTCGAATCTTTGATACCATCGAAGAAGCGCGATCCTCCTTTTAG